DNA sequence from the Leptospira limi genome:
ATCCTTGATGCTAGGTTTACATTGTCACCAATAACAGTATAATCTAATCTACGATCGGAACCAATATTTCCAACAATGGCTTCTCCCGAGTGGATTCCAATTCCCACCTGGATTTGATCTTCTAGGTGTTCCCTTTTTTGATTGAATCGTTGTATCTCTCGTATCATTTCGACAGCAGACTTAACTGCGCGGAGAGCATCATCCTCTCGTTTAAATGGTGCACCAAAGATTGTCATGATCGCATCTCCAATAAACTTATCAATGGTTCCATTGAATCGAAATATAATATCTGTCATTCGTGAGAGATAGTCATTTAAAAAGAGAACCACTTCTTCGGCGGACCTTTGTTCGGAATATTTTGTAAAGGATCGTATGTCAGAAAAAAGGATTGTTACCTCTTTCATTTCCCCGCCTGGTTCTAACTGAGCATTGTTTTTATAAAACTCACTGACTAATTGTGAAGGGAGGTATCTTTCCATCATTTGTTTTGCATTTGCTTCTTTGACCATTTCGATGTTGGAAACTGTTGTCACATAACCAATTGCAAGTATCATCCCCAATCCAAATAACATAGGGATTAAATCAATAGGATATCCTCCTCCTAATCCAATGGAAATCACAAACAAGAAAACAAAAGATAAAAATGCTCCGTAGATGGTTCCAACTTTGGAATGTCTCAGTAAGTTAAATTGGTAGATGAAAATGGCCCCAATCATTGCGATAAAATAAATAACACCATCACCTCTTTGGACTGTAGGATCAAAAAATATCATGAACCCAACAATCGTATAATCTAATGTAATGGTAAAAAATTTGAGATATGGTTGGAAAGAAAAATGAGTTACAAAAAAAAGTACAAAACCTGCAAAGACTAAGAATGTTGTGTCTAACAAAAGTGTGATGTTAGTTGGAGGCACAATTGTATAATTGATCACATGGAAGTAGGACAAATAATCCATGAGTGAAGCGAAGGAAAAAATGGCAAATCGAACAACCGCGACTGTTTTTTCATTTTTGATCTCTCTTGAGATTAAAATTTCATCGACAATTGATTTTTTCATTTCTTAACTCCAACTCAAATGCATCCAAAGATTCCCATATAATGACATACGCTGTAAATTTTATTCAGGGATGTTTTAAATCTCTAGAACTAAAATAATCAGTTTCAGCCATAATTTGGTTTTCTTTTTTTGTAATCAATGAGGAATCAATGGATCGTCTTACCTTAAATTGGTTAGAATTGGAGTTTTCTAGATTCCATTATCTGAAACAAGTGGAATCGAAATACGGCATATGACTTTAGTTTTAGGTTGGGATTTTGCATATAGATGATCGATAATATTTTTAATTTCGATTTTACCATCAAATCTTTTGATGATTGCTTCCACTTTTGTTAATCCTAATCCGAAATCGAGAGTTTTGTAGTCATCATAAACAAATTTCGTGAGTCGAAAAAATGGCTCAAATATCATATTCTCAAATTCTACCGGAATTCCCTCGGTTCTATCGGAATTGTTGATGGGCGAATTATAAGCAGAAATTATTAGTGATCTAGCTTCAATATACAAAACAATATGGATGCTACTTTCTGGGATCGAAAATTTACATGCATTGGTTAGGATTTCTTTCAATGCTATGCTAAAGTAGTTTTTGTTTATATAGATTTTGTTTTGATCAAATGATGATTTTTTTTCACTTATGTAAAGATAATTTTTTTGAATGTCTAGGAGTGCACTCATTTGATTTGTCATATTCTTTATTTCACTATACAAATTACTTAATGAGATTATATCCAATTCGATTTTTCCGTTTAAGATATCATCTATTTCGGAAAAAGTGATTAAAGCCTTTTCGGCCATCTCTGCATTTGTTTTGATGAGACTCATAATCTCTGTATCGATTTTGTAAAAATCTCCTTCAATTTCTGCGGAATCCGAAACGATTTTTATTAAGGAGACCAGAGCTCCAAATCCAGTTCCTTGGTTAAAACTAGTTTTTAAACTCTCAAATAAATTTTGGTTCAAATTTTTAAATTTACCAGATCCTCCCATTTTTTCTTTCCATTTGATCCAATCTAAGTGACTTTCCAGGCGCATTTCACGTTCTCGCTTTGCAACCTTTTCTAATTTTTTTATATTGTGAATTTCAAATGCACGTTTAAGTTTTAGGGAAAGTTCTTCGGCTTCAATGGGTTTTACAATGTAATCGTAAATCCCTCTTCTCATGATATCAATAATAATGGAAGTTTCGGAATGATTTGTTAATACTATGATGATGGGTTCATACTCTTCCTCTTTTAGAAAATCGATGAGTTCAATTCCGTTTACATCTGGCATATCATAATCTGTAATGACAATTGGGAATTGGTTTTCTAAAAACAACTCTTTTGCCTTTCGTCCATCTTCCGCCAGTGTTACCTTGTATCCGACTGAAGCTAAAGACTCTTGCAGTAACGTGGCAGATATCAAATCATCTTCAGCGAGGAGAATTCGTTTTTCATTCATATCGATAAATCCCTAAATCTTAATTTCAATTTTATATTTTGTTCCATTAGTATTTTCTATATGAACTATTCCTTTTAATTGTTTCACTAACATGTGAATTAGGTTTAAACCAAAACTATTTGTTGATTGAAGTAAGTTAGTTTGTTCGATTGGAATTCCATCATCTTCGTAATGGATCATTAAAATTTGATTTTGAATTTTAACATGGAAAGTAATTTTTCCTATTTGGCCTTCACTGAAGGAGTATTTCATGGAATTGGTAACGAGTTCGTTAATGATGATTCCAATGGAAGATAGGATTTTTGTGCTAATCGCAATAGGTTCGACTTGTATATCTGTCGTAATTTTCCCTTGACTTGGAAAAATATTTAGTATCTCGGAAATCAAAGTTGGAAAGTAATCTTTAATGGATATAGTATCTGTATTTTCTGATCGGTATAATTTGTCATATAATAGCATCATACTTCGAACTCGGTTAGATGCATCGAGTAAAATGGACTTATGTAAAATGTCTTTTTGGGAGTTTGCCTCCATTTTTAAGAGGCTATAAATCGTATTCATATTGTTTTTAATTCGATGGTGTATTTCAACTAAGATAAGTGCCTTTTCTTCTAAAAGTGATTTGATTTTTTCATCCGCTTCTTTGATTTCTGTTATATCAGTTCTAATGGAGAGAAATTTTTCAATTTCACCACGTGAATTTTTGATAGGTGCAATGGTTGTAGCTACCCAGTAATAACCACCATCTTTAGCCCTATTTTTGATTTCGCCATGCCAAGTATTTCCTGATCTAATTGTTCTGTATAAGTTTTTAAAAAACTCAGGCGGATGGTATCCAGAATTTATAATGCGATGGTTTTCACCGATTAATTCGTCTCTTGTATACTTACTTATTTCACAAAACTTTTTATTTACATAAATAATATCTGCATTCAAATCCGTAATTGCAACAATTGCATGTTGGTCGATTGCATATTGCCTTTGCCCCAACTCAAAATAAATTTCCTCAAGTTTAGCATCTACTGTACGTTTAAAGGTTACATCATTTGCAGTTCCATGGGAACCTTTAAACTCACCAGAAGAATTAAAAAATGGAGTTGGATAGAAAATTAAAAACTTTGTTTCCCCACTTTTGGTTATAAATAAAGTTTCATAACCATGTTTGATAGCTTCATAATCACCTAAGCTAAATTTATTAAATGCTTTTTTGTCTCTTGCTGCAATCAAGGATGGTTGAAAATCCAAAAAAGGATGATTCAACATTTCATCTTTGGTATATCCAAGCAATTTTTCCCATGCTGGATTAAGATATTTAAAATATCCATTCTCATCAATACTCCAGACAAGACTTGCAGTATTTTCTACCAAATTTGAATATTTTTTTTCACTTTCTATAAGATGAATTTCCATTTCCTTCTGTTTGGTAATGTCTTGGCAAGTACCAATTGAAATTTCGGGGTTCCCTTTTGAATCAAATATCGAATAACAGCTTTCTCTTACCCATTTGATACGGCCTTCTGTCAGAATGAGTCTGTGTTCAATTTCATATTCTTTTTTATCGATTAACGATTGTGAATATGCTTGGTTTACTTTTTCGCGGTCATCTGGGTGGATTACTGATAAAAATGTTTCATAACTTGGTTGGAAGAGGTCGGGATCCAATTCAAATATTTCATATATTTTTTTTGACCATTCTAGCGTACCAGTGATTAAATTTAATTCCCATCTACCAACTTGAGCAACATTGGAGATGTCTTCAAATTCCTTTTTGTAGAAGATTTCAGATTCATTTGTTGCCTCTATTACAATTAACTGGATCCACTTATCGTCTAGAGAGAGATTTGCAAAAAGTGAAACTTGTTTTGTGAGATTTTCGTTAACGATGATTTCGGTTAAGCAGTACTTTTCGTTTATTCCAAGTGATATGTTATTTATGTATGATTTAAATACCTCTTTTGATTTTTCAGATAGAAGTGTTGTGAATGATTTTTGATAAAGATCGGTTTGTGTAATGGAAAATAAATTCTGAGCTTCAGAATTTATAAAATTGATGATTCCTTGTTTCGAAATTTGAAAGAGTGGGATAGGTAAAGAATTGTGATATGCACTTGTCATTCCATCTTCTTTATTTTCTTTAAACATACTATGGTTCATATTAAAGAAATTTATTGCACGGAAGCAGGTTTAAATTTGTTATCAATTGATATAGATCATGGAAAAAAATACCAGCAAAATTTTAGTATGGTAAGAAAGTTTAGGGCAAAACTTGAATCGGTGAAATAAGTTTCATTAAAATGTGTCGAAATGAATTAAGATGTTACATTAATTGACTATTAATTAATACGCAAATTACTTAGATGCTGTTGGTTTCTTAAATTCTCATACGGAACGTTGGTAATCCGCAAGTAGAATGATTCTTATTCTAAATAGTTGATCGTTAAGCGAGTAAACTCTTGTCGGTAATATGACCAATAAACAGTGAGTTAGGAATTTGTTTGATAGAATATTTGAATTAATTTATATAGATTTCAATTCCGAAAGAAAAGTATGTAAAGTATTGATTCCCCAATGTTCAACGAACTTTTCGTCGTGTAAGCGAATAATATCGATGACATCAATCCGAATTTGTTTTTGTGTTGGCTTAATTCCCATAAGCGGACCTAAACGTGTACCAAGAATCGCCTTGCGAGTGGTAACCTTATCACCTTCGGCAATTTGGTCGTAAATTTACACTTTCAAATCAGGGAAAGCTGGTTTTAGAATAGAATGGAAAGTGTTCCACATTCCTTGTGCATCATTTGCATGGGTAGGAGCGGTGTGATTGATAAATTCCAAATGCATGAGTTCTTGGAAAGTATCCTCATTGCAGTTTTGGATCACTTCTTAATTGAATCTTATTACAATTTCTTTGTTTTTTTCTAAATAATCCATTCTGGTTCTTATCATGTTTGCGAATGTGATTCCATTGAATATTCAATTTTCAAAAATTCTCATTTAAACATTTCCATGGTTAATTCGTTTTTGATTTGTTTTGTTAGGTGAATATTATTTCGATTTGGTTGCTAACGAATCAAAAGAATATTTTATGGAAACAATATCTAATGTAAACTTTCCCTGTGAAATCAATTCCATAGAAAATCGAATGAAAAAAATCTGTAACGATTTCTAATTCACAAAATTCCTTTGATACAAAGGTTTTTTCTAAAATTATTTCGTCTAATTCAAAGGTTGGATTGGGATATGAAATAATCTGGACTTTTTGCCGGAATTGAATATAAAATTTCCATATTATGGGAGTAAGTTTCAAAAGATCTTTTGATTAATAGTATGACAACAATGAGGCAAAAACAAGTTCGGTTTATAGGGTATCTGAGTGGTATTTTTATCACTTTAGCGATCATTAATTCGCTTGCCATGCTCTTGTTTTTTGGGAAAACATTTTTTTCCTTTTTTGGCTTCTTCGTTGCTCTATTGTTTTATATTACATTTAAATTGAATCAAAAAGGTTTCCATTTCCTTTCTAAAAATTTAATTTTATTACTATTTAATTTTGCGATCTTAAATCTATCGAGTACGCAAGGGAAAGGTTCCGGTTCGATTTTATTGTATTTTCCACTTTTGAGTTTGTATTTTCTGGTATTTGAAACGATCCAGTGGAGATGGATTATTTATTGGACTTTGGTCTCGTTACTTTCTTATTTTTGTCTGGAATATTCTGAATATTCCATCCTTAAGTTTGGTAATATGGCTAAGATTGATCTGGATACAATTTTTCAGTTTAATCTTTTTTTGAGTTTTCTTGGTGAATTTCTAATCATGCTCATGTTTATACGTGTGAATCATGAATTAGAAAACTCTTATAAAGTAAAAGCAGAAGAATTAAACTATTCGTTACTGGAATTGAGTGTCGCTAAGGAAAAAGCAGAGAAGGCTGCACAATCCAGGTCGATGTTTTTATCTTCCATGAGTCATGAGATTCGTACTCCGATTAATTCAATCATAGGATTTACAAATATTATATTGGATGATGATCCTAAAGAGGAACATAAGGATTTTTTATCCATGATTCAGTTTTCCTCTAGAAATCTATTAGTTATCATAAATGATATTCTGGATTTTAATAAGATGGAGGCGGGGAAGGTAGAACTTGAATTCATTCCGTTTGATTTCCTATCTTTAATCCATAAAATCTTTCATTCTATGAAGGTTAAAGCGGATGAGAAAAATCTTGGATTCAAACTAGAAATAGACGAAGGTATCAGTAAATTTTTGATTGGTGACCCGAATCGCTTAACGCAAATTTTAATCAATTTGATTTCGAATGCTATAAAATTTACATTAGATGGTGGAATTGCTTTAATAATCAAACTTGAAGATACTTTAAATGATAAAGTAATACTAAGATTTATTGTAAGAGATACTGGAATTGGTATTCCAGAAAAAAATCAAAAAATCATATTCGATCATTTTTCCCAAGCTGATTCTTCCACTTCGAGAAAATTTGGTGGTACTGGTTTAGGATTATCAATTGTAAAAAAGCTCCTTGAACTCTATGGTTCTAACATCAACTTGAAATCCAAAGAAGATGAAGGAAGTGAATTTTCATTTCTTTTGGAATTTACTAAATCAGAATTGATTCCAGAAGAGAATCGCTTTGTAATTCAAAAAAAATCTTCAAATCAAAGAAAGAATAAAACAATCCTTGTTGTAGACGATAATGAACTCAATTTAAAAGTAGCATTTCAATTTATTAGAAAATGTGGTTTTGAATGCCAATTAGCTAGTAATGGTAAAGAAGCATTACAGATTGTTAGTAATGAAAAAATATCTTTGGTCTTAATGGATCTGCAAATGCCTGAATGGGATGGTTTTGTCACAACTGAAAAAATTCGTGCCAGTGGAATCCTTACTCCTATCATAGCTCTAACTGCTGATGTTTCAATCGATGTAAGCAATCATGTGAAACATTCAGGGTTTTTAGATATAATTCATAAGCCATTTCTGCCAGAGGATCTAGTAAACAAAATTGAACTTTATGCAGAGTAAGTCATTAGAGGATTGGATATCCCAATCCTCTAATTGTCTATTATTCGCCTGAAAATTTTTGTGCTTCTTCACATTCTGGTATGGAAACTTTTCCCTTCGTACCTTTGAATGTGTCGCATGTTAGTTTATCAAATGCTAAAATACACTTTTCAAAGGCTTGCACTTGTTCTTCCGTCACTTCTTTCTTTTCTTCGATTCTCTTTTTCTCAGCTTCCTTCATTTTTTGGTCAAAAAAAGTTACACAGTTTTCTTCCGACTGCATAAAAGGTGGGATCATGTTTCGATAAGCAGGTGGAATTTTAGCAAATTCGTCCTTTGTACATTCAATTGTTTTTGAACACATGGTCTTTTGGAATTTTGGAACTAATTCTTTGAGTTTTGCTTCTGGTGATTGTGAAAGTTTGTTACAAGCCAGTAGAGACAAAAGTGTGAGCAGAGTCAGATTTGTTTTTGAAAGAAATTTCATAGAGACTTCCAATTGATAAAATTTTACCAAACTTATCATTTTCCAAATGATTCGAAAAGGAAAATTTATAAATTTGGTTTTTTCAAATGGAATATATTTATTTGTTTTTACGTTTATCGATCAAATATCGTAAAGCACCCGTTGACCATAATGCCCAAAGAATGAGGAGAGGTTGGAAAAATAGACGGATCAGTCTTTTCTCATCGGTATCAAGGCCAAAGGCACTGATTCCATTCGTATATTGAGATATATTTCCTGGGAAAATTAAAACAAAAAAGATAGCAAGTAGGATCCCCACTTTAATCCTTTCCTTCGCCCAAAAAAGTA
Encoded proteins:
- a CDS encoding PAS domain S-box protein; its protein translation is MFKENKEDGMTSAYHNSLPIPLFQISKQGIINFINSEAQNLFSITQTDLYQKSFTTLLSEKSKEVFKSYINNISLGINEKYCLTEIIVNENLTKQVSLFANLSLDDKWIQLIVIEATNESEIFYKKEFEDISNVAQVGRWELNLITGTLEWSKKIYEIFELDPDLFQPSYETFLSVIHPDDREKVNQAYSQSLIDKKEYEIEHRLILTEGRIKWVRESCYSIFDSKGNPEISIGTCQDITKQKEMEIHLIESEKKYSNLVENTASLVWSIDENGYFKYLNPAWEKLLGYTKDEMLNHPFLDFQPSLIAARDKKAFNKFSLGDYEAIKHGYETLFITKSGETKFLIFYPTPFFNSSGEFKGSHGTANDVTFKRTVDAKLEEIYFELGQRQYAIDQHAIVAITDLNADIIYVNKKFCEISKYTRDELIGENHRIINSGYHPPEFFKNLYRTIRSGNTWHGEIKNRAKDGGYYWVATTIAPIKNSRGEIEKFLSIRTDITEIKEADEKIKSLLEEKALILVEIHHRIKNNMNTIYSLLKMEANSQKDILHKSILLDASNRVRSMMLLYDKLYRSENTDTISIKDYFPTLISEILNIFPSQGKITTDIQVEPIAISTKILSSIGIIINELVTNSMKYSFSEGQIGKITFHVKIQNQILMIHYEDDGIPIEQTNLLQSTNSFGLNLIHMLVKQLKGIVHIENTNGTKYKIEIKI
- a CDS encoding ester cyclase; amino-acid sequence: MYDQIAEGDKVTTRKAILGTRLGPLMGIKPTQKQIRIDVIDIIRLHDEKFVEHWGINTLHTFLSELKSI
- a CDS encoding LA_2478/LA_2722/LA_4182 family protein, whose protein sequence is MKFLSKTNLTLLTLLSLLACNKLSQSPEAKLKELVPKFQKTMCSKTIECTKDEFAKIPPAYRNMIPPFMQSEENCVTFFDQKMKEAEKKRIEEKKEVTEEQVQAFEKCILAFDKLTCDTFKGTKGKVSIPECEEAQKFSGE
- a CDS encoding ATP-binding protein, which produces MAKIDLDTIFQFNLFLSFLGEFLIMLMFIRVNHELENSYKVKAEELNYSLLELSVAKEKAEKAAQSRSMFLSSMSHEIRTPINSIIGFTNIILDDDPKEEHKDFLSMIQFSSRNLLVIINDILDFNKMEAGKVELEFIPFDFLSLIHKIFHSMKVKADEKNLGFKLEIDEGISKFLIGDPNRLTQILINLISNAIKFTLDGGIALIIKLEDTLNDKVILRFIVRDTGIGIPEKNQKIIFDHFSQADSSTSRKFGGTGLGLSIVKKLLELYGSNINLKSKEDEGSEFSFLLEFTKSELIPEENRFVIQKKSSNQRKNKTILVVDDNELNLKVAFQFIRKCGFECQLASNGKEALQIVSNEKISLVLMDLQMPEWDGFVTTEKIRASGILTPIIALTADVSIDVSNHVKHSGFLDIIHKPFLPEDLVNKIELYAE
- a CDS encoding DoxX family protein; this translates as MQTNLLQNILRTVLGLFMTIAGVGHLTFQRQEFLAQVPRWLPQDPMFMDFVVLSSGVVEITFGLSLLFWAKERIKVGILLAIFFVLIFPGNISQYTNGISAFGLDTDEKRLIRLFFQPLLILWALWSTGALRYLIDKRKNK
- a CDS encoding response regulator — translated: MNEKRILLAEDDLISATLLQESLASVGYKVTLAEDGRKAKELFLENQFPIVITDYDMPDVNGIELIDFLKEEEYEPIIIVLTNHSETSIIIDIMRRGIYDYIVKPIEAEELSLKLKRAFEIHNIKKLEKVAKREREMRLESHLDWIKWKEKMGGSGKFKNLNQNLFESLKTSFNQGTGFGALVSLIKIVSDSAEIEGDFYKIDTEIMSLIKTNAEMAEKALITFSEIDDILNGKIELDIISLSNLYSEIKNMTNQMSALLDIQKNYLYISEKKSSFDQNKIYINKNYFSIALKEILTNACKFSIPESSIHIVLYIEARSLIISAYNSPINNSDRTEGIPVEFENMIFEPFFRLTKFVYDDYKTLDFGLGLTKVEAIIKRFDGKIEIKNIIDHLYAKSQPKTKVICRISIPLVSDNGI
- a CDS encoding adenylate/guanylate cyclase domain-containing protein, whose product is MKKSIVDEILISREIKNEKTVAVVRFAIFSFASLMDYLSYFHVINYTIVPPTNITLLLDTTFLVFAGFVLFFVTHFSFQPYLKFFTITLDYTIVGFMIFFDPTVQRGDGVIYFIAMIGAIFIYQFNLLRHSKVGTIYGAFLSFVFLFVISIGLGGGYPIDLIPMLFGLGMILAIGYVTTVSNIEMVKEANAKQMMERYLPSQLVSEFYKNNAQLEPGGEMKEVTILFSDIRSFTKYSEQRSAEEVVLFLNDYLSRMTDIIFRFNGTIDKFIGDAIMTIFGAPFKREDDALRAVKSAVEMIREIQRFNQKREHLEDQIQVGIGIHSGEAIVGNIGSDRRLDYTVIGDNVNLASRIEGLTKHYQCPILISEVTFRQIEAKYNVSDGFEIREIDKVIVKGKSKPISVYEVVCFTD